In Rhineura floridana isolate rRhiFlo1 chromosome 1, rRhiFlo1.hap2, whole genome shotgun sequence, the following proteins share a genomic window:
- the ENY2 gene encoding transcription and mRNA export factor ENY2 → MNKDAQMRATINQKLIETGERERLKELLRAKLIECGWKDQLKAHCKDVIKEKGLEHVTVDDLVAEITPKGRALVPDSVKKELLQRIRTFLAQHASL, encoded by the exons ATGAATAAAGATGCACAAATGAGAGCAACCATTAACCAGAAGCTCATTGAAACAGGAGAACGGGAACG CCTTAAAGAATTACTGAGGGCCAAATTAATTGAATGTGGCTGGAAAGACCAGTTGAAGGCACACTGTAAAG ATGTCATCAAAGAAAAAGGACTAGAACATGTCACTGTTGATGATTTGGTGGCAGAAATTACTCCAAAAGGCAGAG cCTTGGTACCCGACAGTGTAAAGAAAGAACTTCTACAGAGAATAAGAACATTCCTTGCTCAACACGCCAGCCTTTGA